The following are from one region of the Sphingomonas sp. J315 genome:
- a CDS encoding DUF4139 domain-containing protein: MRRAALLLIATTLAGTGGAWAQNVQTSAGPDSVGVTIYRAPHRSADQKISLSYLGGYALITETRTVTIPQGRAVIRFEGVASGILPESAIVTGLPAGVREKNLDGDLLSAASLYSRGFARPVTLRRTRDGKTVEERAIIRSGPDGAAIVETERGIEVLNCGPTEDAIVYDGVPPGLSAKPTLSVETDSPQAGTATITLSYLAWGFDWQANYVATLREGKGDGGATAAGARTADLFAWVTLASTDMTSFTDAETMVIAGKINRTTGRTRNPFETVESFEFKCYLPEGGAGIPPPPPPPPPPPPPPPMMAAPAARDEVVVTGARVRMAVQEDLGDLKAYRIPDRTTVAAKSQKQVAMLAKDAVPVRIIYGAEIGFGGAEQPQILLRALNKESDGLGLPLPAGPVALFEQQGNRSLLIDESSTDDKAVGEEVEVKFPATANVTLELKRQQPRPRRHAFELVVRNANPFPVQFEGEFDIDPPLMRGASTRLGKKDGRNLWAVTVPANGSQALTYRVDLPDPQKPQR, from the coding sequence GTGCGGCGCGCCGCCCTGTTGCTGATCGCGACCACGCTCGCCGGGACGGGTGGGGCGTGGGCGCAGAACGTGCAGACCTCGGCCGGGCCGGATTCGGTCGGGGTGACGATCTATCGCGCACCACATCGCAGTGCAGACCAGAAGATCAGTCTGAGCTATTTGGGCGGCTATGCACTGATCACCGAGACCCGGACAGTGACGATCCCGCAGGGCCGCGCGGTGATCCGCTTCGAAGGGGTGGCGTCCGGCATTCTGCCCGAAAGCGCGATCGTCACCGGTCTGCCCGCCGGGGTGCGCGAGAAGAATCTCGACGGCGACCTGCTGTCTGCGGCGAGCCTGTACAGTCGCGGCTTCGCCCGACCGGTGACGTTGCGCCGCACGCGGGACGGCAAGACGGTGGAGGAGCGGGCGATCATCCGCTCCGGCCCCGATGGCGCGGCGATCGTCGAGACCGAGCGCGGGATCGAGGTGCTGAACTGCGGCCCGACCGAGGATGCGATCGTTTACGACGGCGTGCCGCCGGGGCTGTCGGCCAAGCCGACATTGTCGGTCGAGACCGACTCGCCGCAGGCCGGGACCGCGACGATCACGCTGTCCTATCTTGCTTGGGGCTTCGACTGGCAGGCGAACTATGTGGCGACATTGCGCGAGGGCAAAGGCGACGGCGGCGCCACCGCTGCGGGCGCAAGAACCGCCGACTTGTTCGCTTGGGTGACATTGGCCAGCACCGACATGACCAGCTTCACCGACGCCGAAACCATGGTGATCGCCGGCAAAATCAACCGCACGACCGGACGGACCCGCAACCCGTTCGAGACGGTCGAAAGTTTTGAATTCAAATGCTATCTCCCCGAAGGAGGAGCCGGGATCCCGCCGCCGCCCCCGCCACCACCGCCACCACCGCCGCCCCCGCCGATGATGGCCGCACCCGCAGCCCGGGATGAGGTGGTGGTGACCGGCGCGCGGGTTAGGATGGCGGTTCAGGAGGATCTGGGCGACCTGAAAGCCTATCGCATCCCCGATCGCACCACCGTCGCTGCAAAATCGCAGAAGCAGGTGGCGATGCTGGCCAAGGACGCGGTGCCGGTGCGCATCATCTATGGCGCTGAAATCGGGTTCGGTGGTGCCGAACAGCCGCAGATCCTGCTCCGGGCGTTGAACAAGGAGAGTGACGGGCTGGGGCTGCCTTTGCCCGCTGGGCCGGTGGCGCTGTTCGAGCAGCAGGGCAATCGGTCGCTGCTGATCGACGAATCGAGCACCGACGACAAGGCGGTGGGCGAGGAGGTCGAGGTCAAATTCCCGGCGACTGCCAATGTCACGCTGGAGCTGAAGCGGCAGCAGCCCCGACCGCGCCGCCATGCGTTTGAACTGGTCGTGCGCAACGCCAATCCGTTTCCGGTGCAGTTCGAGGGCGAGTTCGACATCGACCCGCCACTGATGCGCGGGGCTTCGACCCGGCTGGGCAAGAAGGACGGGCGAAACCTGTGGGCAGTGACGGTGCCGGCGAACGGCTCGCAGGCGCTGACCTATCGGGTGGACTTGCCGGACCCGCAAAAGCCGCAGCGTTAG
- a CDS encoding CBS domain-containing protein, whose amino-acid sequence MTIAAILGGKGQDVITIGGDATVRDAVALLAEKRIGAVPVVEGGVVAGIFSERDVIHCLKRDGPAALDTQVRMVMTAPAITVTRAEPVMAALSLMTQRRIRHLPVVEGGTLLGFVSIGDLVKYRIEKIEAEADQMRAYIQTA is encoded by the coding sequence ATGACGATCGCGGCAATCCTGGGCGGGAAGGGGCAGGATGTCATCACCATCGGCGGCGACGCGACCGTGCGCGATGCGGTGGCTTTGCTTGCCGAAAAGCGCATCGGCGCGGTGCCGGTGGTCGAGGGTGGCGTGGTGGCCGGCATCTTTTCCGAGCGCGACGTGATCCACTGCCTGAAGCGCGATGGACCGGCTGCGCTCGATACGCAGGTGCGGATGGTGATGACCGCGCCGGCGATCACCGTGACCCGCGCCGAACCGGTGATGGCGGCGCTGTCGCTGATGACCCAGCGGCGGATTCGGCATCTGCCGGTTGTCGAGGGCGGGACGCTCCTCGGTTTCGTGTCGATCGGCGATCTGGTGAAGTACCGGATCGAGAAGATCGAGGCCGAAGCGGACCAGATGCGGGCCTATATCCAGACGGCCTAG
- a CDS encoding lipopolysaccharide biosynthesis protein — protein MTESSSESTNQGRESLRNQVRSAVIWRSGTQILGQIIAWGATFLVIRLLDPSDYGLFAMTQVVLVLLNLLNGYGLASGLIQKAEIDDRAIRQLFGMLLLLNLGLGALQFIAAPLAAAYYRQPIVADLLRVQALLYIATPFIAFPYALLARAMDFRKQAQVNLVSAVAGALAAVAGAYAGLGVWTLVLAPIVLFGTRAVGMTWAAGSLMWPSFDFRGAGEVARFGGLIATGQFFWFVQSQSDVFIAGRSFDPHWLGIYTTSLFLTQILVSKFIPALNEVAFSAYARMQDDAAGTAVAFARSVRLIMVVAMPFYLGLAATAEPLVHVALGQKWIEAGPIVHLLALAMPFMTLQVLFAPATDARGRPGLGAQTAAIGALLLPAAFLMGVKWGVEGLAWAWVAVWPLFLLITAARSLPVIGLSWRDWLGAILPPVSAAVAMALIVGLVDRLLPPLAPLPHLALLTATGAAVYGAWLWFFARATVEDAIRMIRR, from the coding sequence ATGACCGAATCATCCTCCGAATCGACGAATCAGGGCCGGGAATCGCTCCGAAATCAGGTGCGCAGCGCGGTGATCTGGCGTTCGGGCACCCAGATTCTGGGGCAGATCATCGCCTGGGGTGCCACCTTCCTCGTGATTCGCCTCCTCGACCCCAGCGATTACGGCCTGTTCGCGATGACCCAGGTTGTTCTGGTGCTGCTCAACCTGCTCAACGGCTACGGTCTTGCGAGCGGCCTGATCCAGAAGGCCGAGATCGACGATCGTGCGATTCGTCAGCTGTTCGGGATGCTGCTGCTGCTCAACCTCGGATTGGGCGCGCTGCAGTTCATCGCGGCCCCGCTCGCCGCGGCCTATTATCGCCAGCCGATCGTCGCCGACCTGCTCCGCGTTCAGGCGCTCCTCTATATAGCGACGCCCTTCATCGCCTTCCCCTATGCGTTGCTCGCGCGCGCGATGGACTTTCGCAAACAGGCGCAGGTGAACCTGGTCTCTGCAGTCGCAGGTGCGCTGGCTGCGGTTGCCGGTGCCTATGCTGGCCTTGGCGTATGGACGCTGGTCCTTGCCCCCATCGTCCTGTTCGGCACGCGCGCGGTCGGGATGACCTGGGCGGCGGGGTCCCTGATGTGGCCGAGCTTCGATTTTCGCGGCGCGGGGGAGGTGGCGCGCTTTGGCGGCCTGATCGCCACGGGGCAATTCTTCTGGTTCGTGCAGAGCCAGTCGGATGTGTTCATCGCCGGGCGCAGCTTCGACCCGCATTGGCTGGGCATCTATACGACCAGCCTGTTCCTGACCCAGATCCTCGTGTCGAAGTTCATCCCCGCGCTGAACGAGGTCGCCTTCTCCGCCTATGCGCGGATGCAGGACGATGCGGCGGGGACTGCGGTCGCCTTTGCCCGCTCGGTCCGACTCATCATGGTTGTGGCCATGCCCTTCTATCTCGGGCTCGCCGCGACCGCCGAACCCTTGGTTCATGTCGCGCTGGGGCAAAAGTGGATCGAGGCGGGACCGATCGTCCATCTCCTCGCACTCGCCATGCCGTTCATGACGCTGCAAGTGCTGTTCGCCCCCGCGACCGACGCGCGCGGTCGCCCCGGATTGGGCGCGCAGACGGCGGCGATCGGCGCGCTGCTCCTTCCCGCGGCATTCCTGATGGGGGTGAAATGGGGAGTCGAGGGACTCGCCTGGGCGTGGGTTGCAGTGTGGCCGCTGTTTCTGTTGATCACAGCCGCGCGCAGCTTGCCGGTGATCGGCCTGAGCTGGCGCGACTGGCTCGGCGCGATTCTCCCGCCGGTTTCGGCGGCGGTCGCGATGGCACTGATCGTCGGGCTGGTCGACCGGCTGCTCCCGCCGCTCGCCCCCCTGCCCCATCTGGCATTGCTCACCGCGACGGGGGCGGCGGTCTATGGTGCCTGGCTCTGGTTCTTCGCGCGCGCGACGGTGGAGGATGCGATCCGTATGATCCGGCGGTGA
- a CDS encoding methyltransferase domain-containing protein: MFPVPTLARRPKDVPYVPTPPEVVEGMLDMAGLKAGERLIDLGSGDGRIPRAAARRGAIALGVEIDADLVARARSLTRLEGLEERARFVRDDLFTVSLRDVDVATLYLLPALNERLKPKLLNEMKAGARVVSHAFDMGDWVHDEFREIADKRVYRWTIPAIAAGEWQLVRNDGTIGRMSIDQRCSRISGRLDGRPIGGAQLAGAALSFTADGKAYRGVVGDRAIVGEGWRAERID, translated from the coding sequence GTGTTTCCTGTTCCCACGCTTGCGCGGCGACCGAAGGACGTGCCCTATGTCCCGACGCCGCCGGAGGTGGTCGAGGGGATGCTCGACATGGCGGGGCTGAAGGCAGGTGAACGGCTAATCGACCTGGGGTCGGGCGATGGGCGCATTCCCCGCGCGGCCGCGCGGCGGGGTGCCATTGCGCTGGGGGTCGAGATCGACGCCGATCTGGTCGCGCGGGCGCGGTCACTGACCCGGCTTGAAGGGCTGGAGGAGCGCGCGCGCTTCGTTCGAGACGATCTGTTCACCGTGTCGCTGCGCGATGTCGATGTCGCCACCCTCTATTTGCTGCCCGCGCTCAACGAGCGACTGAAGCCCAAGCTTCTCAATGAGATGAAGGCGGGGGCGCGGGTGGTGAGCCATGCGTTCGACATGGGCGACTGGGTGCATGACGAGTTTCGGGAGATCGCCGACAAACGCGTCTATCGCTGGACGATCCCGGCGATTGCAGCAGGAGAATGGCAGCTGGTCCGCAACGATGGCACGATCGGGCGGATGAGCATCGACCAGCGTTGCAGCCGGATTTCGGGCAGGCTGGACGGACGGCCCATTGGCGGTGCGCAGTTGGCCGGAGCCGCGCTGAGCTTTACCGCCGATGGGAAGGCATATCGCGGCGTAGTCGGCGACCGTGCGATCGTTGGCGAAGGATGGCGCGCGGAGCGCATCGACTAA
- a CDS encoding threonine synthase — protein MLYDANLTADRPTFVTHLECGLTRERYDADTLQGLSRVGRPLLVRYDLDAVRAAVTPADLALRPADLWRYRELLPVRKAENIVSLGEIATPIVPLRKVAAGAGAAHLLVKDEGRLPTGSFKARGLVMAIGMAKELGVTTIAMPTNGNAGAAAAAYAAQAGIEAVIFCPDDTPEINVREIAAQGARVYRVNGLIDDCGKLVAAGKEANGWFDLSTLKEPYRIEGKKTMGLELAEQLGWELPDVIFYPTGGGTGLIGMWKAFAELEALGWIGSKRPRMVAVQAEGCAPMVRAWEAGERHATRWEDAHTVAAGIRVPQAVGDFLILDAVRESNGFAMAVSDAAILEAIEDAARLDGLLLCPEGGATLAAWRAAVADGRVSPDETAVLFNCATGLKYPMEDRSRALDRHGPIDFAAL, from the coding sequence ATGCTGTACGACGCCAATCTCACCGCCGACCGCCCCACCTTTGTCACCCACCTCGAATGCGGGCTGACTCGCGAGCGCTATGACGCCGACACGCTTCAGGGCCTGTCACGGGTCGGGCGGCCGCTATTGGTCCGCTACGATCTCGATGCCGTGCGGGCGGCGGTGACGCCGGCGGATCTCGCGCTGCGCCCTGCGGATCTGTGGCGTTATCGCGAACTGCTGCCGGTGCGGAAGGCGGAGAATATCGTTAGCCTGGGTGAGATCGCAACGCCGATCGTCCCGCTGCGCAAAGTTGCGGCGGGGGCGGGGGCGGCACATCTGCTGGTCAAGGACGAGGGGCGGCTACCCACCGGATCGTTCAAGGCGCGCGGGCTGGTCATGGCGATCGGCATGGCGAAGGAACTGGGCGTCACCACCATCGCGATGCCGACCAATGGCAATGCCGGCGCGGCGGCGGCGGCCTATGCGGCGCAGGCGGGGATCGAAGCGGTGATCTTCTGCCCCGATGACACGCCCGAGATCAATGTGCGCGAGATCGCGGCACAGGGCGCGCGAGTCTATCGCGTCAACGGCCTGATCGACGATTGCGGCAAGCTGGTCGCGGCGGGGAAGGAGGCCAATGGCTGGTTCGACCTGTCGACGCTGAAGGAGCCGTACCGGATCGAGGGCAAGAAGACGATGGGGCTGGAACTGGCCGAGCAGCTTGGCTGGGAATTGCCCGACGTCATTTTCTATCCCACCGGCGGCGGTACCGGGCTGATCGGCATGTGGAAGGCGTTTGCCGAGCTGGAGGCGCTGGGCTGGATCGGATCGAAGCGCCCGCGCATGGTTGCGGTTCAGGCCGAAGGCTGCGCGCCGATGGTGCGCGCCTGGGAGGCGGGTGAGCGCCATGCGACGCGGTGGGAGGACGCCCATACCGTCGCCGCTGGAATCCGCGTGCCGCAGGCGGTGGGCGATTTCCTGATCCTCGACGCGGTGCGTGAATCGAATGGGTTCGCGATGGCGGTGAGCGATGCCGCAATCCTCGAGGCTATCGAGGATGCGGCGCGGCTCGACGGGCTGTTGCTGTGCCCCGAGGGCGGCGCGACGCTGGCGGCGTGGCGCGCGGCGGTCGCCGATGGACGGGTGTCGCCGGATGAAACTGCGGTGCTGTTCAACTGCGCGACCGGGCTGAAATACCCGATGGAGGATCGTTCACGCGCGCTCGACCGGCACGGACCGATCGATTTCGCGGCGCTTTAG
- a CDS encoding MFS transporter, producing MEKPRQGFWGLWNISFGFFGIQIGFALQNANMSRIFQSLGTSIDDLPALWVAAPLTGLLVQPVIGHMSDRTWLGRLGRRRPYFLAGAILAALSLFVMPLAPVLLVAAVMLWVLDASLNISMEPFRAFVGDMLRKDQHSAGYAVQTAFIGAGAVIGSIFPYALEHLGVSNEAPLGAIPDTVRYAFWFGGAALFLAVLWTIVTTREYSPEQMAAFDGARAEAADDSIRVLAARDPIASLLWIAAGAAVALAVGWFELEKEVYLLAALLASYGVASLIAIQLAKSGRGTNMLASIVGDFAGMPPIMKRLAVVQFFSWSALFIMWINTTPVVAGAFYGAPDAADPRYQEGANWVGVLFTVYNGVAAIAALTLLPLLASRFGKVRTHIIGLICGAVGFASFFLIRDPQWLIASEIGIGIAWASILAMPYAILASNLPQAKLGIFMGLFNVFVVVPQLLVATVMGSIMKAFFPDQPIWTMAFAAGTLVLAALAMTRVKEG from the coding sequence ATGGAAAAACCGCGCCAGGGCTTTTGGGGCCTGTGGAATATCTCGTTCGGCTTCTTCGGCATCCAGATCGGATTTGCACTGCAGAATGCGAATATGAGCCGCATATTCCAGTCACTCGGCACCAGTATCGATGATCTGCCCGCGCTCTGGGTCGCGGCGCCGCTCACCGGGCTGCTGGTTCAGCCGGTGATCGGGCATATGAGCGACCGCACCTGGCTGGGCCGACTTGGCCGCCGCCGCCCCTATTTCCTCGCCGGCGCGATTCTCGCCGCGCTGTCGCTGTTCGTGATGCCGCTCGCGCCGGTCCTGCTGGTCGCGGCGGTGATGCTGTGGGTGCTCGACGCCTCGCTCAACATCTCAATGGAGCCGTTCCGCGCGTTCGTCGGCGATATGCTGCGCAAGGACCAACATAGCGCGGGCTATGCGGTGCAGACCGCGTTCATCGGCGCGGGCGCGGTGATCGGTTCGATTTTCCCTTACGCGCTCGAGCATCTTGGCGTGTCCAATGAAGCCCCGCTGGGCGCGATTCCCGACACGGTTCGCTACGCCTTCTGGTTCGGCGGCGCTGCCTTGTTCCTAGCGGTACTGTGGACGATCGTAACGACGCGCGAATACAGCCCCGAACAGATGGCGGCGTTCGACGGCGCTCGCGCCGAGGCGGCCGACGACAGCATCCGCGTCCTGGCCGCGCGCGATCCAATCGCAAGTTTGCTTTGGATCGCGGCGGGCGCGGCGGTCGCACTCGCGGTGGGATGGTTCGAGCTTGAGAAGGAAGTCTATCTGCTCGCGGCTCTGCTCGCATCCTATGGCGTCGCCAGCCTGATCGCAATCCAGCTGGCAAAATCGGGGCGCGGCACCAACATGCTCGCCAGCATCGTCGGCGATTTCGCCGGAATGCCGCCGATCATGAAGCGGCTAGCGGTGGTGCAATTCTTCAGCTGGTCGGCGCTGTTCATCATGTGGATCAACACCACGCCCGTGGTCGCCGGAGCCTTTTACGGCGCGCCCGACGCCGCCGATCCGCGCTATCAGGAGGGGGCAAATTGGGTCGGGGTGTTGTTCACCGTCTATAACGGCGTCGCTGCCATAGCAGCACTCACCCTGCTCCCGCTGCTCGCATCGCGCTTCGGCAAGGTGCGCACCCATATCATCGGCCTGATATGCGGCGCGGTGGGGTTCGCCAGCTTCTTCCTGATCCGCGATCCCCAATGGCTGATCGCCAGCGAGATCGGCATCGGCATCGCCTGGGCGTCGATCCTCGCCATGCCCTATGCGATCCTCGCGTCGAACCTTCCCCAGGCAAAGCTTGGCATTTTCATGGGGTTGTTCAACGTGTTCGTCGTCGTACCCCAGCTGTTGGTGGCTACGGTGATGGGGTCGATCATGAAGGCATTCTTCCCCGATCAGCCGATCTGGACGATGGCCTTTGCGGCGGGGACGCTGGTGCTGGCGGCGCTTGCGATGACGCGGGTGAAGGAGGGCTAA
- a CDS encoding LacI family DNA-binding transcriptional regulator: MAMQRKPTSFDIAHLAGVSQPTVSRALRGGRGVNEATRMRIEAIARRLNYRVDKAASNLRSRHAETLAVLIFQDESADDSAINPFFLSMLGSIMRACADHGQDMLVSFQQLGSDWHQDYEDSRRADGLILLGYGDYELYRAKIRELIAQNTHFVRWGSVEAEGAGLTVGCDNHGGGRAATRHLVELGRKNIAFLGHASSHYPEFHDRYRGHLAALKEAGIAHDPVLQVDALTSEEAGAAAAEALIARGARIDAILAGSDLIAIGAMRTLAARGVRVPEDVAVVGFDDIAAASFTNPPLTTVMQDTRAAGRMLVETLLGRIREERVHDVLLPAKLVVRRSCGAPA; this comes from the coding sequence CTGGCCATGCAACGCAAGCCGACATCGTTCGACATCGCGCACCTTGCCGGCGTGTCGCAGCCGACCGTGTCGCGCGCGCTGCGCGGCGGGCGCGGGGTCAATGAAGCGACGCGGATGCGGATCGAGGCGATTGCCCGCCGGCTGAATTACCGCGTCGACAAGGCCGCATCGAACCTGCGCAGCCGCCATGCCGAAACGCTCGCGGTGCTGATTTTTCAGGACGAAAGCGCCGACGACAGCGCGATTAATCCCTTCTTCCTCTCGATGCTGGGCTCAATCATGCGCGCCTGCGCCGATCATGGGCAGGACATGCTGGTGTCGTTCCAGCAGCTCGGCAGCGACTGGCATCAGGATTATGAGGATTCGCGGCGCGCCGACGGGCTGATCCTGCTCGGCTATGGCGATTACGAGCTGTACCGTGCCAAGATCCGCGAACTGATCGCGCAGAACACCCATTTCGTGCGCTGGGGGTCGGTCGAGGCGGAGGGCGCGGGGCTGACCGTCGGGTGCGACAATCATGGCGGCGGGCGCGCGGCGACGCGCCATCTGGTCGAGCTGGGTCGCAAGAACATCGCGTTTCTCGGCCACGCGTCGAGCCATTATCCCGAGTTCCACGACCGCTATCGCGGTCATCTTGCCGCACTCAAGGAGGCCGGGATCGCTCACGATCCCGTGCTTCAGGTCGATGCGCTCACCTCAGAGGAAGCTGGTGCCGCCGCCGCCGAAGCGTTGATCGCGCGCGGCGCGAGAATCGATGCGATCCTCGCCGGGAGCGACCTGATCGCGATCGGCGCGATGCGCACACTTGCTGCGCGTGGCGTCCGCGTTCCCGAGGATGTCGCCGTGGTCGGGTTCGACGATATCGCCGCGGCAAGCTTCACCAACCCGCCGCTCACCACCGTGATGCAGGACACCCGCGCCGCCGGGCGGATGCTGGTCGAGACCCTGCTCGGCCGCATCCGTGAGGAGCGCGTCCACGACGTCCTGCTTCCCGCCAAACTCGTCGTCCGCCGCTCGTGCGGCGCACCGGCCTGA
- a CDS encoding TonB-dependent receptor, whose translation MMRHMLGGRAAARLSNGASGSAIAAAILVAGLAMPAQAQDAEPAAESEEVVVTGFRAALESAVSTKKESEQIVESVSAEDIGKLPDASIAESIARLPGLTSQRISGRSSFISIRGFGPDFSATLLNGRPQTSTNDNRGIEFDQYPSEIVSGVNVYKTPNASLTSQGLVGTVDIRTIRPLEYGKEVFAVGARGIYTDMGKLNSGSKDWGYRLNATYVGKFMDDRVGVALAAAYVDEPYQIEEFEAWGYADVGGVNLIGGVKPFVTTSQLKRLGISGTIQADLGSNWMMTLDGFYSNFDDTQIKRGIELPLAWSGAALSPTGRETTGNLITAGTFTGVEGVVNNHNYLRQADLYSGGFNLRHDGDDGWNVNFDFGWSRTDRRELILESNAGTGPGGGVGATDTLSFRTTGTGTYFTSHVLDYSNPTTIVLTDPLGWGGGAPGGRQHGYYNDRIVDDELFSYLAEIEKEFDGGFIKSLQLGANYVDREKSLVPDEYFLQLAGGALQAQVPTQYRLTPTNLDYLGLGPMLSYNPLDLLNGGVYTRVANTAQDVLFKSFSVEEEVLSGFAMLNLDSDLGGARLTGNLGVLAQHTNQNSTGYIMTPTGPQLRTLGDDYWDVLPSLSLSLRFDSDFVIRFGAAREIQRPRLDDMRVNISYGPNVAERIVTGSGGNPSLRPYRATAFDLTFERYFGRSGYVALQLFHKTLHNYIYTGERPFDYSSYPIIQPTPPVSTMGRISQPFNGEGGEIYGAEFAGTVPFETFTSALSGFGVTGGVSYTKSKIAPEPGQPPENIPGYSDWVANGTAYFEKWGFNLRGSVRYRSTFLGEFSGLGAVRQRRRALDETIIDAQIGYDFQPGSALEGLSLFLQGSNLTDEPFVAINPGRPLEVMNHQRFGRRFQAGFTFKF comes from the coding sequence ATGATGCGTCACATGCTTGGCGGCCGCGCGGCCGCACGACTTTCCAACGGAGCCAGCGGGTCGGCGATTGCCGCCGCGATCCTCGTCGCCGGACTGGCGATGCCCGCCCAAGCGCAGGACGCTGAGCCTGCAGCCGAGAGCGAGGAAGTCGTCGTCACCGGCTTCCGCGCCGCACTGGAAAGCGCCGTTTCGACCAAGAAGGAATCGGAGCAGATCGTCGAGTCGGTCTCGGCCGAGGATATCGGCAAGCTGCCCGACGCCTCAATCGCGGAATCGATTGCGCGCCTGCCGGGTCTGACCTCGCAGCGCATCTCGGGCCGCAGCTCGTTCATCTCGATCCGTGGCTTTGGCCCGGACTTTTCGGCGACGCTGCTCAATGGGCGTCCGCAGACCTCGACCAACGACAATCGGGGCATCGAATTCGACCAATATCCTTCGGAAATTGTCAGCGGCGTCAACGTCTATAAGACCCCGAACGCTTCGCTGACCTCCCAGGGACTGGTCGGCACGGTCGACATCCGCACGATCCGCCCGCTGGAATATGGCAAGGAAGTCTTCGCGGTCGGTGCACGCGGCATCTACACCGACATGGGCAAGCTCAACAGCGGGTCTAAGGACTGGGGCTATCGCCTCAACGCGACCTATGTCGGCAAGTTCATGGACGATCGCGTGGGCGTCGCGCTCGCTGCGGCCTATGTCGACGAGCCCTATCAGATCGAGGAGTTCGAGGCCTGGGGCTATGCGGATGTCGGCGGTGTCAATCTGATCGGCGGCGTAAAGCCGTTCGTCACCACCTCTCAGCTCAAGCGGCTCGGCATTTCGGGCACGATCCAGGCCGATCTCGGCAGCAACTGGATGATGACGCTCGACGGATTCTATTCCAATTTCGACGATACCCAGATCAAGCGCGGCATCGAACTGCCGCTCGCGTGGAGCGGCGCGGCGCTTTCGCCGACCGGGCGGGAGACGACCGGCAACCTCATCACCGCGGGTACGTTCACCGGGGTCGAGGGCGTGGTCAACAATCACAATTATCTGCGTCAGGCGGACCTGTATTCGGGCGGTTTCAATCTGCGCCACGACGGTGACGACGGCTGGAACGTCAATTTCGACTTTGGCTGGTCGCGCACCGATCGCCGCGAGCTGATCCTCGAATCCAACGCGGGCACCGGACCCGGCGGCGGCGTCGGCGCGACCGACACGCTGTCGTTCCGCACCACCGGGACGGGCACCTATTTCACGTCGCATGTGCTCGACTACAGCAATCCGACGACGATCGTGCTGACGGACCCGCTTGGTTGGGGCGGCGGCGCGCCGGGTGGCCGCCAGCATGGCTATTACAATGACCGTATCGTCGACGATGAGCTGTTCAGCTACCTCGCCGAGATCGAGAAGGAGTTTGACGGCGGCTTCATCAAGAGCCTGCAGTTGGGTGCCAACTATGTCGATCGCGAAAAGTCGCTGGTTCCGGATGAATATTTCCTCCAGCTCGCGGGTGGTGCGTTGCAGGCGCAAGTGCCGACGCAATATCGCCTGACGCCGACCAATCTCGACTATCTCGGCCTTGGCCCGATGCTGAGCTACAACCCGCTCGACCTGCTCAATGGCGGGGTTTACACCCGCGTCGCCAACACCGCGCAGGACGTGCTGTTCAAGAGCTTCAGCGTCGAGGAAGAGGTGCTGAGCGGCTTCGCGATGCTGAACCTCGATTCCGATCTGGGCGGAGCGCGGCTGACCGGCAATCTGGGCGTGCTGGCACAGCACACCAACCAGAACTCGACCGGCTATATCATGACCCCGACCGGGCCACAGCTGCGCACGCTGGGCGACGATTATTGGGACGTGCTGCCCAGCCTCAGCCTGTCGCTGCGCTTCGACAGCGACTTCGTGATCCGCTTTGGCGCGGCGCGCGAAATCCAGCGGCCGCGGCTCGACGATATGCGGGTGAACATTTCCTATGGCCCGAACGTCGCCGAGCGCATCGTGACCGGCAGCGGCGGCAACCCCTCGCTGCGCCCCTATCGCGCCACCGCGTTCGACCTGACGTTCGAGCGGTATTTCGGACGGAGCGGATATGTCGCGCTGCAGCTGTTCCACAAGACGCTGCACAACTACATCTACACCGGGGAGCGGCCGTTCGATTATTCGAGCTATCCGATCATCCAGCCCACCCCGCCGGTTAGCACGATGGGTCGGATCAGCCAGCCGTTCAATGGCGAGGGCGGCGAGATCTATGGTGCCGAATTCGCCGGCACCGTGCCGTTCGAGACCTTTACCTCGGCGCTATCGGGCTTCGGCGTGACGGGTGGCGTATCCTACACCAAGTCCAAGATCGCGCCTGAGCCGGGCCAGCCGCCGGAGAATATCCCCGGCTATTCGGACTGGGTTGCCAACGGCACGGCCTATTTCGAGAAATGGGGCTTCAACCTGCGCGGCAGCGTTCGCTATCGCTCGACCTTCCTGGGTGAGTTCTCCGGCCTCGGCGCGGTCCGTCAGCGTCGCCGTGCGCTGGATGAGACGATCATCGATGCGCAGATCGGCTACGACTTCCAGCCGGGCAGCGCACTCGAAGGGCTGTCGCTGTTCCTCCAGGGTTCGAACCTGACCGACGAGCCGTTCGTGGCGATCAACCCGGGCCGACCGCTCGAGGTGATGAACCACCAGCGCTTCGGCCGTCGCTTCCAGGCCGGCTTCACCTTCAAGTTCTGA